The genomic DNA ATGGGCTACCACTATCCCAAAAGAGGATAGCATGTTGTACATTCACAAGCGGTTTGTCGAGATGGTAGGAAAGGATGAGGAGCAGGAATAGAGGCTACTACACGGACATGGAAACGGGTATACTCTTACTGACGCACCGTTACCTTGACCCCGCGACGGGGAGGTTTCTGACCAGAGACCCGATTGGGTTGGAGGGAGGCGTGAACCTGTATGCTTATGTGGGCAATGGGGTGGTGGTGCTCAGCGATAGCAAGGGTATGCGTGGGGCGCCGGAAGCCCCTTGCCCCAGAAAGATGCCCCATATCAGCTGTAATACCCTTGGAGGTGTGATAGGGCTACCTAAAACTGACCCTGCTTATAGGTGTGCTCAGGAAGTTTGTCGTTGGTGGGCGAGGGAGTACAATGAGATTGACAAGATAGTGAGTAAGCTGTGCAACACAGTGATAGATTGTGCTGAAACCAACAGGATACTTCCTCCAATACCGCATGAGTCTTCCTGTTGGCGTGAAGGGGGGTACCGAGAGGCCACACTGGTTGGACGACTGGATACCCAGTCTTTGCTGTGTCGAATGCCAGAAGCGGGTCTGCTTTTGGTTTGAGGAACCGGCGAAGCAGCTTCTTAACAGCGTAACGAACGCTCGGCTTCGTCGATGTTGGCGGCAGTACCACGGGTGGTAAAATGAGCATAGCGCAGTACTTCAGACGAAGGTTTATATTCTGGGTCGTTGTGCTGGGGCTGATATCCCTAGCGTACTGGCTAGCCATTTATCTCACTCGTCCTATAGGGTATCAGAAGGGTGCGTTTCGTGAATACGAGACCAGCTCCGGGGTCTGTATACAGATGCCGAACTTCAGCATCGTGTATGAACTGGATTGTTTCCGTAGCGTTTGGCCGAAGCATATTGCCTCTCCGGGGTGGGCAGCAGTGCAAGAGGTGCGGCTGCGAGATCAAGGTTGCACGGTGGTCGTCCGGTCTTTCACGTATGAACGCGGTTCTGCTGAGCGGGAGATGAAGCGTTGGGTGTCGGATTTGACAGAGGATAGGGCGCTACTGCAGGAACGCGCAACCGTTTCCGGTCATCCTGCGCTGAAGCTCTCGGCACCTGGTACGCTGTACCTGTTCGTCGTTTGGGATGACACAAAATTGCTAGAAATGCAGGCGGATGGCTGCCGAGACGAGGAACACCAACGATGCTTGCGCAAACTCATGGACTCGTTAGAGCTGCGATAGGCACAGGCAGGGGAGGTGAATGCATCCTGTTCAGCAGAATTGCCAAGATTTCGCCAATTGCCTGCTCAAGAAATGCGGTTTGCCCCACAGGAAGTATACGCTTCATGGAAGATGGGGGGATTATGGCTCTAACCAGTTCTGGGTACAGACACGATGAGAGTTATCCAACCTCCTTACTAAAGGTGGACGCAGTTCTGGTAACAGCGGGAGTCACAGCAGTTGTTACAGGTCTGACTCGTTTGGTGCAGCTGGCATTCTCCAACGAGGAGATATCCGTCTATCTGTGGGCCGATCCGAGGCACCCATTGCAGTGGTGGATTTGGTATATCGCGCTGAGCATGAGCGTGATCGTGTGGGCTCCATACGGTTTGGTAGTAGGTTTAGCCGACCTACTTGTTTGGGCACGCATCACAGGAGGCTGGAGGTCGTGGTTCGCTGAGGCTCTGGTCTGCATCTTTTGTAGTGCGTTGTTCGGTTTCAACTGGTGGGGTTGGATGCGGGAAGGCGAAAGCTTAACCTTCGTTTGGCAGCGCGTTCCGGCTTTGCTGATTGGGGCAGCGGCGGGTGTCATGGGTCGGCGGATGTTTATGCGAAGGCGTTTGGGCAGAGCCCGAGTGTCCTCCCGTTCGCTTCCGCCCTCATAGCCTCTACGGATTAGGCGGGAACGGCGTGGTCAGCGGGTTTGTTGCGCTGCTTCTTGCTTGACACTTCCCACATAGGAAAGGTATGCTACCCATGTGAGCCTACGGGTGAGGTGCGCATGAAGCGATGAGAACACTGACCATACAGCGCATAGGCAATCAGGCTGGCATCCTGCTGCCAGAGGACCTGTTAGCCCATTTAGGGGATGAGCAAGTGATTGCGATAGAAACCCCTTACGGGTTGGAGTTGCTCCCCTATGACCCTGATCTTGCCAGACAGTTGCAAGAGGCGGAGGCGGTGATGGCTGAAGATGTTGAGGTACTTCGCCGGCTGTCGGGCTGATGGGACCGGTCTGGTTGCGTAAGGAGTTGGTTCTGATCGTGCATCGCAGGCAAGTTCTGCAGCATGGAGGCACATTGGGCATCCGCGATGAGGGCTTGCTAGAATCTGCCTTAGCACGCCCTCGTCAGATATTTGCTTACGAGCCAGGAGCGAATATCGCCCGTTTGGCAGCAGCATATGCATGGGGCATAGTGCACAACCATCCCTTCGTGGACGGCAACAAACGCACAGCTTTGGTGGCATGCAGGGTGTTTCTACGGTTGAATGGTTATGACCTTGCGGCGCCTGCCGAAGAGAAGTATGCAATGTTTATGGGTATCGCGTCGGGTACGGTTTCGGAGGAGGAGTTGCTTCGGTGGCTTGAGGAGCGTATAGTGCCTGCTTCGTTAGGCTATTGACGCCCCTTCATCGTTGTTACTAGACCCTGCGACGGGTAGGTTCCTGACCAGAGACCCGATAGGTTCTGAGGGTGAGGTCAATTTGTATGCGTATGTGGGCAATGGGGTGGTGATTAACCAAGACTCTAGTGGGTACTGGGGCATACCAGCATGTATCGGGGGTGGTTTCGTCTATTGGGCGCACGACTGTTTGGAGACAGCAAAGCGAGTTGGGGACGAGTGCAAGAATTGGCCCCACTCCCATAGCGGCACGCCGAAGGGTGGGGATAAATTAGTGCATTGTGTTGCCGCTTGTCTGATCGGATTACGAGCGAAAGCTGGGATAGCTTGTGCTTGGTTGGCGGCACGCTCAACGGAGCGAGAGGGAGGTAATCCATTTGGGCGCCTTAAACCACCAGGCGACCCGCTCGATGAGAAGGCTGCACTGGATGGAGTAG from Armatimonadota bacterium includes the following:
- the doc gene encoding death-on-curing protein; this encodes MGPVWLRKELVLIVHRRQVLQHGGTLGIRDEGLLESALARPRQIFAYEPGANIARLAAAYAWGIVHNHPFVDGNKRTALVACRVFLRLNGYDLAAPAEEKYAMFMGIASGTVSEEELLRWLEERIVPASLGY